A single window of Dendropsophus ebraccatus isolate aDenEbr1 chromosome 5, aDenEbr1.pat, whole genome shotgun sequence DNA harbors:
- the LOC138793559 gene encoding keratin, type II cytoskeletal 5-like, whose product MPVSRKTTYSTGGTKNFSAASAVPVGGNRSSFSSMSVSRSGCGGVNAARAGSAAFGSRSLYSLGGSRKISISTNAQSQSGFGTGYGGASFSLGSGFGIGQGHGGASNFPVCPPGGIQQVTINQSLLAPLNLQIDPTIQKVRTEEREQIKTLNNKFASFIDKVRFLEQQNKVLETKWNLLQEQGVKTVKSNIEPLFEAYINQLRRQLDSLINDKARLNGELKNMQDAVEDFKAKYEDEINKRTAAENEFVVLKKDVDAAYMNKVDLESKVSSLTDEINFLRALYEAEISQMQTQISDTSVVLSMDNNRDLDLNSIIAEVKAQYEEIANRSRQEAESWYQNKYAELQVSAGRHGDDLKNTKTEISELNRMITRLRSEIDNVKKQIAKLQAAIAEAEQKGELALKDAKQKLAGLEAALQKAKQDMAHQLREYQDLMNVKLALDIEIATYRKLLEGEESRLAGDGVGPVNISVVSSNYGTSSGVGHGYGAGSGYGIGSGSGSGYSVSGGQGIGSGSRGTISSGSGYSVSGGQGISSGSFSGNVKSAGVVSGGASNSSARITSTTSTTSRKY is encoded by the exons ATGCCTGTGTCTCGCAAAACAACATACTCTACTGGAGGAACAAAAAACTTCAGTGCTGCTTCTGCTGTTCCAGTAGGGGGAAATCGTAGCAGCTTTAGTTCTATGTCAGTCTCTCGCTCTGGCTGTGGAGGGGTAAATGCTGCCCGAGCTGGCTCTGCTGCCTTTGGTAGCAGAAGTCTGTACAGCTTAGGAGGAAGCAGAAAGATTTCTATATCAACAAATGCACAGTCTCAAAGTGGATTTGGAACCGGATATGGTGGTGCTAGCTTTAGTTTAGGCTCTGGGTTTGGAATTGGTCAAGGACATGGTGGTGCGTCTAACTttcctgtgtgcccacctggtgGAATCCAGCAAGTTACTATTAACCAAAGTCTTCTAGCTCCACTCAACTTGCAAATCGATCCAACAATTCAGAAAGTGCGAACAGAGGAGAGAGAGCAAATCAAGACTCTTAACAACAAGTTTGCATCCTTCATTGACAAG GTCAGATTCCTAGAACAACAGAACAAAGTTTTGGAGACCAAATGGAACCTTTTGCAAGAACAAGGGGTCAAGACAGTTAAAAGTAACATTGAACCGCTCTTTGAAGCCTACATTAATCAACTTCGCCGGCAGCTAGATAGTCTAATCAACGATAAGGCTCGCTTGAATGGAGAACTCAAAAATATGCAGGATGCTGTAGAGGACTTCAAGGCCAA GTATGAAGATGAAATTAACAAGCGTACAGCTGCTGAGAATGAGTTTGTGGTACTCAAAAAG GATGTGGATGCTGCCTACATGAACAAGGTGGATTTGGAATCTAAAGTGTCTAGTCTAACAGATGAGATCAACTTCCTGAGAGCTCTATATGAAGCA GAAATTTCACAAATGCAAACACAGATCTCAGACACTTCAGTTGTCTTGTCCATGGATAACAACAGAGATCTAGATCTAAACAGCATTATTGCTGAGGTCAAGGCTCAGTATGAGGAGATCGCTAACCGAAGTCGCCAAGAGGCAGAGTCCTGGTACCAAAATAAA TATGCAGAGCTCCAGGTTTCTGCTGGAAGACATGGTGATGATCTGAAGAACACAAAGACTGAGATCTCAGAGCTAAATCGCATGATTACCAGACTGCGCTCAGAAATTGACAACGTGAAGAAACAA ATTGCCAAACTGCAGGCTGCTATTGCTGAAGCAGAGCAGAAAGGAGAACTTGCACTGAAGGATGCTAAGCAAAAGCTTGCTGGGCTGGAGGCTGCTCTACAGAAGGCCAAGCAGGACATGGCTCACCAACTCCGTGAATACCAAGATCTGATGAATGTTAAACTGGCTTTAGATATTGAGATTGCCACTTACAGGAAACTGCTGGAAGGAGAAGAGAGCAG GTTGGCTGGAGATGGTGTTGGACCAGTAAACATAT CTGTTGTGAGCTCAAACTATGGTACCAGCAGTGGAGTTGGACATGGCTATGGAGCTGGAAGTGGTTACGGTATCGGCAGTGGAAGCGGAAGTGGATACAGTGTTAGCGGAGGGCAAGGGATTGGTAGTGGAAGCAGGGGCACCATCAGCAGTGGAAGTGGATACAGTGTTAGTGGAGGCCAAGGGATCAGCAGTGGAAGCTTTAGCGGAAATGTAAAATCAGCCGGCGTTGTGTCTGGAGGTGCTAGCAATTCCAGTGCAAGAATTACATCAACAACCTCCACAACCTCCAGGAAGTATTAA